The Sphingobacterium bambusae genome includes a window with the following:
- a CDS encoding S66 peptidase family protein has product MKIPEFLQPGDKVAIVCPASYIKSSIDVAVKALQDWGLQVDIGETVTTQYHQFAGSDELRAEDLQRALDDDNIKAIFAARGGYGTVRIIDRLDFSNFEKKPKWIIGFSDITVLHSHLQHKLGIASIHGQMPKSFDNSTAEALASLRRAIFGESLDYRYQQSEFPNRSGEGYGQLIGGNLAILHSILASVSDGTYDNKILFIEDVGESYYNIDRMLWTLKRAGKLARLQGLIVGGFSSLKDSDPSFGQRFEEIILDKVKEYKFPVCFGYPAGHIEDNQSLILGKTIQLSVKNEETSLIYQTLNPLF; this is encoded by the coding sequence ATGAAAATACCTGAATTTCTCCAACCTGGCGATAAAGTCGCCATCGTGTGTCCGGCAAGCTACATCAAAAGCTCCATCGATGTAGCCGTAAAAGCTTTGCAGGATTGGGGATTGCAGGTAGATATTGGCGAAACGGTCACTACTCAGTACCATCAATTCGCTGGCAGCGACGAGCTACGCGCCGAGGATCTGCAACGCGCGTTGGACGACGACAACATCAAAGCCATCTTTGCCGCTCGGGGTGGCTACGGTACCGTGCGTATTATCGACCGCTTAGACTTCAGCAACTTCGAAAAAAAGCCAAAATGGATTATCGGTTTTAGCGATATTACCGTACTGCATAGCCATTTACAGCATAAGCTAGGCATCGCTAGTATCCATGGACAAATGCCAAAGTCTTTTGACAACAGTACCGCAGAAGCCTTAGCATCTCTAAGAAGAGCTATCTTTGGGGAATCCTTAGACTATCGTTATCAGCAATCCGAATTTCCTAATCGTTCTGGTGAAGGTTATGGACAACTGATTGGTGGAAATCTTGCAATTCTACACAGTATTCTCGCTTCAGTTTCCGACGGCACCTATGACAATAAGATATTGTTTATCGAAGATGTGGGCGAGTCGTACTACAATATTGATCGCATGCTATGGACCTTGAAGCGCGCAGGAAAGCTCGCTCGGCTACAGGGGTTGATTGTGGGGGGCTTTAGTAGCTTGAAAGACAGTGACCCTTCCTTCGGACAGCGCTTTGAGGAGATTATCCTAGACAAGGTAAAGGAATATAAATTTCCTGTATGTTTCGGCTATCCGGCAGGACATATCGAAGACAACCAAAGTTTAATTTTAGGAAAAACCATACAACTAAGCGTCAAAAACGAAGAAACTTCGTTAATATATCAAACTTTAAATCCATTATTCTAA